The stretch of DNA CTGCCGTACAGCCACCCGCCCAGCGCCGCGGACGGGATGACGACGGTGTTTCGCACGAGGTAGTAGGTCCCGGTGACGCGGCCGCCGGCGTCCCGCTGGGCCGGGCCGACGATGAGCGCCTTGTGGGCCGGCAGGCCGGCGAAGCGCAGCCCCGAGTAGGCGAACAGCGCGACGAGGAGCCACTGGTCGGGCGGCGCGTAGATGAGCGCCAGCGGGAAGAGCGCGTACACCGAGAACCCCAGCGCGACGACGGGTTTCAGTCCGACCAGCTCCGAGAGCTTCGAGACTGGCACCATCGAGACGATGGCGACGACCATCTCGACGCCCAGCAGGACCCCGAAGAAGGCGTCGGGCCGGAGGGTGACGCCGAACCCGGTGAAGCCGGTCTCCAGGAACTCCGTCACGACGATGACGAAGAAGACGTACACCATCCCGTTGGCGAACCGCACCAGGGTGTCCGCCACGAGGAGGGGACGGAGGGTCGCCGGCATCTCCCGGAGGTCGGCGACGACCTGTGCGACCCCCTCGAAGGACTCGCCCAGGGAGTCCTCGCTGGCGTCGTAGAGGACGTGCTGGGCGACCGTGGCGACCGCACCGCAGGCGACGGCGACCAGCAGGATTCGCTGGAACCCGGCGACGAAGGTCGCCGTCGCCGCAAGCAGCGCGGCGGCCGCGAGCGGCCCCAGCAGGAAGCCGATGCGGCGGAACACCTCCGTGCTGGCAAAGCCCATCGCCAGCCGGTCGTCGGGGACGCTCTGCTTGACGACGGCGAAGGTCGCGCCCAGCCCGAACGACTTCCAGGCCTGCGCGAGAAAGAGGCCGACGAAGACGAACGCCCACGCCGGGACGGTCACGCCGCCGACGGCGACGTCGCCGACGACGCTGGCGAGGTACCAGACCCCGAAGCCGACGGTCGCGAGGACGGCGAAGGCCGTCAGCGCGACCCGCGAACCAACGCGGTCCGACAACGCCCCGCCCGGGTACGGGTAGACGGCGCTGATGAGGTTCCCGACGCTGCCGTACAGCCCGATGACGCCGGCGCTGGCCCCCAGGAGCCGCATGTACTCGGGCACGTAGCGACTCGTCATCTGGAAGGCCAGCGAGAACGCGAGCAGCGACAGCGACAGCACCAGCACGTCACGCTCCAGCGCGAAGAACTGTCGGAACGCGTCGAGCAGGTCGACGTCCTCGCGCTCGGAGGCCATACTCCGAGACTGTAGCCCGACCCACTTAACTGGGAATCCCGTCGGTTCGGGGCTATAGAGCGCTCCGTACCGCTCGGTAGTCGACGCCTGCCGTCGGGGGTAGCGGGACGATAACGAGGTGAGTGCTCGTCGATACACCACTCGGACCCGTGAGCGACCCCGAGCACCAGGGCGACGAGCCGAGCGAGCCCGGCGTGGCCCGACGGGACGGCGACGTGGAGATCACGGAGTTCGGCGGCCTGCGCGTCGCCCACCTCCCGGACGAGGACGACGCCTGGATCAGCGGCTGGGTGGACGTCCCGCGCTGAGAACTGTGCGAGTGTGCGGCCCGGTGGCCGCCGAGCGGCCTCACTCCTCGTCGGCGAGGCCGAACTCGGCCAGGCGCTGGGCGACGGCTTCCTCGGTGAGCGTGCCGAAGCGCTCGCTCTCGACGTCGATGGTGGCGACGTCGACGCCGGAGGCGTCCAGCCCCTCGTCGTTGACCGACGCGAGCGCGCGCAGCGCCAGTTCGATGCCGCCCTCGAGGTCCATCCCCTCCTCGTACTCGTCCTCGAGGAACGACTGGATCTCCTCGCGGGAGCCGCCGATGGCGACGGCCTGCCACTCGTAGGGCGTCCCCGAGGGGTCCGTCTCGAACAGCCGGGGCTCGCCGGCCTCGATGCCCGCCACCAGCAGCGCGACGCCGAACGGCCGCGCGCCGCCGGTCTGGGTGTACTGCTGGATGTAGTCGGTGATCTCCTTGGTCAGCGACTCGACGCCCGCGGGCTCGTCGTAGCGCAGGTGGTTCACCTGGGCCTGCTTGCGGGCGACGTCGATGAGCTGTCGGGCGTCGGCGACGTGGCCGGCGCTCGCGACGCCGACGTGGTCGTCGATCTGGTGGATCTTCTCGATGCTGTCCCGCTCGATGAGCGGCGACCGGGCGTGCCGGTCGGCCGCCAGCACGACGCCGTCCTCGGTGCGGACGCCCACGCTGGGGGTCCCTCGCTTGACGGCTTCGCGCGCGTACTCGACCTGATAGAGGCGTCCGTCCGGGGAGAAGATGGTGATCCCGCGGTCGTAGGCCTGCTGTTCGTTGCCTTGCATTGGTTGGTCCTTGACCTGAGGTTAGGGTCTCCGGGACATAACCGCGTCGTTCCCGGAGTCGCTGTCCTCAGTACAGCGAGAGGTCGCCCGTGACGCGGTCGACCAGGTCGTCCTCGGCCGGCCCCACCGCGAGCGCGGTGACGGTGCCGGGGTCGAGCTGGGTGTGACCCGCGTCCCTGACGACGGCATGCGGCAGACCCTCGCGCTCGGCGACGTCCGCCAGCTCGAAGAGGGCGGACTCGCCGTCGACCCGCAGGACGACCTTCTTCTGCCCCTCGGCCTTCCAGGCGGAGCGGGCCTTGCGGTCGGCGTCCTCGTAGGCCGACAGCGAGGCGTGGGCGACCTGCGCGGCGAGTTTCCCCTCGCCCATCCCGAGGTCGGCCCGGGCGGCGATGGCCTGCTTCATACCACAGGTATGGCCACCCGCACTTAAACAGCCGTCGGAGGGCGCGGGGGGTTGCACGTACCACAGGACACTTACCCCGTGGGCGAACACCCACCGGCGATGCCCTCCACCGCTCGTACCTTCCTCCTGCGACCCGGACAGTTCTTCGAGCGGCGTGTCGACGCGCTCGGCGGGGTCCGGGCCGCCGGCCTCGCCGGCCTCGTCAGCGTCCTGACGACCCTCGTCCTCGCCGCCGTGCTCAGGGCGTTCACCCAGCAGTTCGGCGGAACCGTGACGGTCGACAACCCCGCCTATCCGGGCGAGGTGTTCTGCGAGGACGGCGGCGTCGCCGGGACGACGCCCCGGGGGTGTTCGGAACCCGAGACTGTCCAGCGGGAGATCAGTGCGCTCCTGTGGCAGGCCGTCACCGACCTCCTGCCGTGGCTGGTGATCGGGCTGGTCGTCGTCTGGGTCGGGCTGGGCGTCGCACTCTACGTCGGCGCGTGGCTGGCCGGCGGCTCCGGCTCCGTCGGCGCGACGCTGGAGGTGACCGCGTGGGGGCTGGTGCCGACGCTGGTCAGCAGCGTGGTCGCCGGGGCCACACTCGTCGCGTTCGCGAGCGGCGCGGACCTCTCGGGGGGCGGCTCAGCGGCCCTGCTCAGCGAGGTTCGGGCGCTGCAAGCAGGCGTCTCGGGACTGGTTCTGCTCGCGATCCAGCTCGGCGGGGCGGCCTGGCAGGCCTACGTCTGGACGGGTGGCCTGCGGGTCGTCCACGGGCTCGGCCGCGGGACGGCCGCCGTGATCGCGGGACTGGTCGCGGTCGTCCCGGTGCTCCTGAGCTAGCGGACGACGCCGTCGGTCTCGACGAGCGTCTCGCCGTCGTGGTGGACGCTGGCCTCGAAGGTCGTTCCCGCCTCGACGTTCCCGAAGTCCATCTCGACGGCGAAGGTCCCGTCCTCGCCGACGGTCGCGGTCCGCTGGCGGAGGAACGGCGTCCCGGAGTTGCCGCTCTTGAGCCGAACCGTGACGTTCGTCCCCGGTTCGAGGTCGGTCGTCCCCGCGATCCGCTGGTCGGCCGCGGACTGGACGGTGACGTTCTCGCCGTCGTGTCGGAATCGAGTGTCGGCCTCGCCGGTCGTCCCCGCCTCGCCCGTGTCGGTTCCGGGGACGGACTCGATACGGGCGGTCCGGTTGGTCAGTTCCGTGTCGTCTGCGAGGACGGTGACCTTCGCGGTGGTGTTCGTCGCCACGCTCGAGAGGTCGACAGTCGCGGCGAAGGTCCCGTCCTCGCGGACGGTCGTCGTCCGCTGGACGAGGAACGCGCTCTGCCCGTCGCTGACGAGCCGGACGGTCAGGCTCGTCCCGGGCGCGCGGTCGGTGGTCCCGGTCACCGTCGCGTTCGCTCGCGTCTCCAGGACCAACGCTCCGTCGGTCGGGTGGACGGCGGTGCCGTTCGCCGTCTCGGCTCCGTCCTCGGCCGGTGTACCCGCCGGCGACGATCCGGAGAAGATCGGACCGCCGATCGCCGCACCGGTCGCCAGCAGGACGCCGACGACCGCGAGGCCGGCGATCGTCACGCGGCGTCTCACCGGACCACCCCCGGCGATCGGACTCGGTCGGGTGTGTGACGCGCGCGGTCGTGGCGGGCTGGGCGGCTCGGCTCCATACGCGTCGACGTACCGGTGCCGCGGATAAACCCCCGCCGGAAGCTAAAATCGAGCGTTGAACGGGCCGGCCCGTCGCCGAGACGGGACGCTTTAGGCACCGGCGCGCGGTACCTCGGCTAATGATACTCTCGGACGCCGACATCCTGCGTCGCCTGGAGGCGGGCGACCTGGTCGTCGAGCCCCTGGACGACCCCGACATCCAGATCCAGCCGGCGAGCATCGACCTCCGCCTCGGGCGGGAGTTCCTGGAGTTCCAGCACGCCAACATCCCCTGCATCCACCCCAACTCCGAGGACGAGGTGGCCGACTACGTCGAGGAGACCACCGTCCCCGAGGACGGCGAGTACATCCTCCACCCGGGCGACTTCGTGCTCGGGACGACCCACGAGCGGGTGGCGATCCCGGACGACCTGATCGCCCACGTCGAGGGGCGGTCGTCGCTCGGTCGGCTGGCGATCGTGGTGCACGCCACTGCGGGCCTGTGCGACCCCGGATACCAGGGACAGATCACCCTCGAACTGTCGAACCTCGGCACCGCACCCGTCGCCCTGACGCCGGGGATGCGTATCTCACAGCTGACGTTCACGGAGCTGAAGACCGCCGCCGACCGGCCCTACGGCAGCGAGCGCGGCTCGAAGTACCAGGGCCAGTCCGGGCCGCAGGCGAGCAAGATCCAGGGGGATCGGGAGTTCGGAGGCGACCAATGAGCGACGCTCGTGTCGCGGCGATGTCGGCGAGAAACGACGTGGAGTTCGGAGGCGACCAGTAATGCGGTTCATCGAGGAGGTCGTCGTCGACGAGTTCCTGCCGACGTTCCGCTCGCTGCTGGCCGAGGCCCTGCGGGAGCGGGACCTCACGCAGTCCGAGATCGCGGCGCTGCTCGGGATCAGTCAGAGCGCCGTCTCGAAGTACGTCCACGGCGACGTGGCGCGCAACGAGCAGTTACTCGACCACCGCGGCCTGCGGGAACTCGTCGATCGGCTCGCGGAGGGGCTGGCGAGCGGCGAGATGCGGCCGGTGCAGGCCCTGATCGAGGCCGAGGTGTTCGTCCGCGAACTCGAACAGGGCGGCCTGCTCGCACAGCTCCACGAGGAAGCCGTGCCGGAGCTTGCCGAGTACGAGGGGGAGTTCGCGGTCCACGACCCCGACTCGTCGCTGCGGGCCGCCGAGCGGACTCTCTCGGACGTGCGGCGGGGGCTGCGGGTCCTGGAGAACACGAGCGGGTTCGCGACGCTGATCCCCGCCGTCGGCTCGAACCTCGTACAGGTGCTGCCCGACGGGCGGGACGTCGAGGACGTGGCCGCGGTGCCGGGCCGCATCCTCGACGTGAAGGGGCGAGCGACGATCCCGGCGGACCCGGAGTTCGGCGTCAGCGAGCACGTCGCGACGGTGCTGCTGGCGGCCCGCGAGGCCGGCAGCGACGCGCGGGCGGCGCTGAACGTCCGTTACGACGAGTCGGTCGTGGCGCGGCTCGAGGACGCGGGGCTGACGACCGTCGAGTTCGACGCCGAGGCGTCGCTGGAGCCGGCGATCGCCGCGGCGCTGGCCGACGACCCCGACGCGGACGTGCTGTA from Haloarcula litorea encodes:
- a CDS encoding MFS transporter encodes the protein MASEREDVDLLDAFRQFFALERDVLVLSLSLLAFSLAFQMTSRYVPEYMRLLGASAGVIGLYGSVGNLISAVYPYPGGALSDRVGSRVALTAFAVLATVGFGVWYLASVVGDVAVGGVTVPAWAFVFVGLFLAQAWKSFGLGATFAVVKQSVPDDRLAMGFASTEVFRRIGFLLGPLAAAALLAATATFVAGFQRILLVAVACGAVATVAQHVLYDASEDSLGESFEGVAQVVADLREMPATLRPLLVADTLVRFANGMVYVFFVIVVTEFLETGFTGFGVTLRPDAFFGVLLGVEMVVAIVSMVPVSKLSELVGLKPVVALGFSVYALFPLALIYAPPDQWLLVALFAYSGLRFAGLPAHKALIVGPAQRDAGGRVTGTYYLVRNTVVIPSAALGGWLYGSEWAVSPPDAVGPVALPQATLRAGPELAFGVATAVGVVGVVYFLRFGREFAAYE
- the psmA gene encoding archaeal proteasome endopeptidase complex subunit alpha — protein: MQGNEQQAYDRGITIFSPDGRLYQVEYAREAVKRGTPSVGVRTEDGVVLAADRHARSPLIERDSIEKIHQIDDHVGVASAGHVADARQLIDVARKQAQVNHLRYDEPAGVESLTKEITDYIQQYTQTGGARPFGVALLVAGIEAGEPRLFETDPSGTPYEWQAVAIGGSREEIQSFLEDEYEEGMDLEGGIELALRALASVNDEGLDASGVDVATIDVESERFGTLTEEAVAQRLAEFGLADEE
- the pth2 gene encoding peptidyl-tRNA hydrolase Pth2, which gives rise to MKQAIAARADLGMGEGKLAAQVAHASLSAYEDADRKARSAWKAEGQKKVVLRVDGESALFELADVAEREGLPHAVVRDAGHTQLDPGTVTALAVGPAEDDLVDRVTGDLSLY
- a CDS encoding YIP1 family protein, which gives rise to MPSTARTFLLRPGQFFERRVDALGGVRAAGLAGLVSVLTTLVLAAVLRAFTQQFGGTVTVDNPAYPGEVFCEDGGVAGTTPRGCSEPETVQREISALLWQAVTDLLPWLVIGLVVVWVGLGVALYVGAWLAGGSGSVGATLEVTAWGLVPTLVSSVVAGATLVAFASGADLSGGGSAALLSEVRALQAGVSGLVLLAIQLGGAAWQAYVWTGGLRVVHGLGRGTAAVIAGLVAVVPVLLS
- a CDS encoding BGTF surface domain-containing protein, with the protein product MRRRVTIAGLAVVGVLLATGAAIGGPIFSGSSPAGTPAEDGAETANGTAVHPTDGALVLETRANATVTGTTDRAPGTSLTVRLVSDGQSAFLVQRTTTVREDGTFAATVDLSSVATNTTAKVTVLADDTELTNRTARIESVPGTDTGEAGTTGEADTRFRHDGENVTVQSAADQRIAGTTDLEPGTNVTVRLKSGNSGTPFLRQRTATVGEDGTFAVEMDFGNVEAGTTFEASVHHDGETLVETDGVVR
- the dcd gene encoding dCTP deaminase; this encodes MILSDADILRRLEAGDLVVEPLDDPDIQIQPASIDLRLGREFLEFQHANIPCIHPNSEDEVADYVEETTVPEDGEYILHPGDFVLGTTHERVAIPDDLIAHVEGRSSLGRLAIVVHATAGLCDPGYQGQITLELSNLGTAPVALTPGMRISQLTFTELKTAADRPYGSERGSKYQGQSGPQASKIQGDREFGGDQ
- a CDS encoding thiamine-phosphate synthase family protein, with protein sequence MRFIEEVVVDEFLPTFRSLLAEALRERDLTQSEIAALLGISQSAVSKYVHGDVARNEQLLDHRGLRELVDRLAEGLASGEMRPVQALIEAEVFVRELEQGGLLAQLHEEAVPELAEYEGEFAVHDPDSSLRAAERTLSDVRRGLRVLENTSGFATLIPAVGSNLVQVLPDGRDVEDVAAVPGRILDVKGRATIPADPEFGVSEHVATVLLAAREAGSDARAALNVRYDESVVARLEDAGLTTVEFDAEASLEPAIAAALADDPDADVLYQTGGMGVEPVVYLLGGDATVVAERARDLL